The following nucleotide sequence is from bacterium.
GGTCCGTCAAGGGCCGTCTGGCGGCGGTCGGCCCGGCGTATTACAATGGCCCCGATGGACGACCGGCCGCTTTCAGATTTCATGGAGGAATACCTCGCCGAGCTCGCGGTCCTGCGGGGCTTTTCCCCGCACACCCTGCGCGCGTACCGGGGCGAGCTGGAAGCTTTCCTGAAAAACCTCTCCGCCTTCGGCGCGCCGGTGACCCTGGGCCGGTTCGTGGCGCTGGAGCTGCGGATTTACATGTCACAGCGGCGGCAGGTGGGCGACTCGGACGCCACGCTGGCCCGGCGGCGGTCTGCGCTGGGCTCCTTCGGGAGCTGGCTGGTCAAGCGGGGCTTTTTGGGCGGCAACCCGGCGAAGTCCCTCCCCCGGGGGAAGGGGCTGCTCCGGCCGCTTCCCGGCGTACTCACGGTGGAGGAGGCGACGCGGCTGGTGGAGGCCCCGCGGGGTCCGCTGCCGCTGGAGGAGCGCGACCGGGTTTTGGGGCTCATGCGCGAAAAGCTGGAGCTCACCCCGGCGGTTTTGGCGAAGTTGAAGGTTGAAGAGGTGGACGCGGGCTACGGCGTGATTGACTCGGAAATCTGCCGGGAGCTGCGGCTGCCGGAACCGGTCCGCCTGGCGCTGGCGGGGTACGTGAAGCTGCGCGAAACCCTCGATCCGCAATCGGCCCGGCTCTTTCTCAACGGCAACGGCGGTCCGCTGTACGAGCGGGACATAGGGCCGGCGCTCGCCGGTTACGAAAAGGGGTGCGCGCTGCGGGCGCGGGATGTGGCGCTCTTGGAGCTGCTGTACGGCGCGGGCCTGCGCGTGTCGGAGGCGGCGGGCGTGATGGCGGGGGACTTCGACTTCGGCCGGGGGCTGGTCACCGTGCGGGGGAAGGGGAAGAAGGAGCGGATCGTCCCCTGCGGTGAGACGGCGGCGGCGGCGATTTCAGATTACATAAAGCTGCGGGAGGCGCTCGCCCCAAAGTCCGAGCAGCTTTTTCTGAACCGCCGCGGCGGGCCGCTCACCGACCGCTCCGTGGACCGGCTGGTCAAGCGGTACGCCGTGCGGGCGGACATCGGGCGCGCCGTCTCGCCCCACGTCCTGCGGCACAGCTTCGCCACCCATTTACTCGAAGCGGGGGTGGACCTGCGGCTCATCCAGGAGATGCTGGGGCACGCGAGCCTGGACACGACGGCGGTTTACGCGCGGGTGGCGGTTGAGCGGTGGCGGGACGTTTACGACCGGGCGCACCCCAGGGCGCGGTTGCAGCAGCGGCTGCTGTAAATCCCCTCGCCCACGGTCGGCTGTACGAGCGGGCGACCGTGGACGGTCGCCCCTACGGGACGGATTGACGGTGGGACGTAGGGGCGGGTGTCTCCACCCGCTCGTCATTTTTTGAACAAATGTAGGACGGGGAATCCCTTCCCTGCCACGTTTATAAGGAAGCCCTCACCCCTGCCCCTCTCCCACAGGGAGAGGGGGGCTGCGCCAACCCTCACCCCGACCCGCGCCTTGCTGTTTGCAATGACGTAGGGGCGGGTGTCCACACCCGCCCGCGGGCCGATCGCATGTCGGCCCCTACGTCGCGCACCGGCCTATCAACCACCAGTGCCCTATATCCGTTTAAATGGGACCGCTCGCGGATACGGGTTCACGAACTACGCCGACCTCTCCCCGCGGAACAGCGGTCCAGCGTGCTACGCCGGCTACCACAGCTCGCCCAGGAGGCGGAACCACACGCCGACGAAGCGCAGGGTGTCGGCGACCACGCGCATCTTGCTGTCGGAATCCTTCAGGTACAGGGTGGGGATGGTCACCGGCGCGAGCTTGGCCCCGGCGCGGGCGGCGCGGACGAGCTGCTCGCTCTCTGCGGCGAAGCGGTCCGCACTGGTTACCGCCGCTTCCAGAACCCAGCGGCGTATCGCCCGCATCCCGCACTGGGAATCTTCGATTCTCGCACCGGCGAGGAAACCTACCAGGCGGGTGGTTACGCGGTTGGAGAAGATGCGCGCGGCGGGCATCTTTCCCAGATCGGTCAGGCGGTCGCCGTAGGCCAGGTCCGCCCCGGCGGCGAGCTTTTGTAAAAATGCCGGTATCAGCTCCGGCTGGTGCTGGCCGTCGGCGTCCAGGGTGACCACGACGTCGTACCCCTCGGCCAGGGCGTAGCGGAACCCCTGGCGTAAGGCGTGCCCCTTGCCGTGGTTGGGCGGGGGGAGATTCAGCACCAGGGCCCCGGCGTCGGCGGCCTCTTCCGCCGTGTCGTCGGTGGAGGCGTCGTCCACCACCAGCACCTCGGGCAGGTGCGCGAGGATACCCTCTATCACCGGGGCGATGCGCGGCGCCTCGTTGTAGGCCGGGATGACGGCGAGGATTTTGGTCATTGGCTGGCTCTCGGGATTCGGCAGCGTTCCGAGTATAGCATTTAAAGGGGGAGCCGGACGGCTCCCCACAACGGCCCGTACCTCGCCGGTTGCGATGACGTAGGGGCGGGTGTCCACACCCGCCCGTTTTTTTCTAAGGCAGCCCTCACCCCTGCCCCTCTCCCACGGGGAGAGGGAAATCGCGGGCCGACCTGAAGGTCGGCCCCTACGAGGTTGACGCGCGATTCACACCTTAGCCGTAGGGGCGAGTGTCCACACCCGCCCGTTTATTTCTAAGGTAGCCCTCACCCTGTTTGCGATGATGCAGGGCGGCCCCCCCGCGGGCCGCCGCGAAATGCGATGACGTAGGGGCGGGTCTTTAGACCCGCCCGCGGGCCGACCTGAAGGTCGGCCCCTACGAGGTTGACGCGCGATTCACACCTTAGCCGTAGGGGCGGGTGTCCACACCCGCCCGTTTTTTTAATATGGAAGCCCTCACCCCGGCCCGGTCACGTCAATGAAAAACGGGCCCGCGGGCCCGCTGGAGCTCATTCCGAATCGCTCGGGTCAATCACCCCGCCGGCCCGGAGCCGCCGACGAGGCGCAGCACGTCCGCCGCCCGGACGACGCCCCTCGGCGCGCCGTCCTTCCCGCAGACCACCAGGAGCTCCACCTCGGGATCGGCGAAGAGCGCCGCCATCTCCGCCAGCCCGGCTTCGGGACCCACCACGGCGAACCCCGTGGACATGAGCCCCTCCGCCTCGCGCCGGGGGAGGACGGACGGCTTGCGCTGGAGCTCCGACAGCCGCCGGACCAGGTAGGCGTAGAAATCGTGGGTGGTGGTCCGGCCGTGGCTCATCGGCTGGGTCGGACCGCGCAGGCCCTCGAGAAAATCCAGGTGGGCGCGCAGGAGGCTTTTTTCCGTCTTGGGGTAGACGGACAGGAGGTGGCGGGTGCTCGAGTCGGGCACCTTCTCCTCCTTCCCCGGGGCGATGGCGCAGAGGACGACGTAGAGCAGAAGGTCCGCCTCGGGCACCTTCGCCTCGGGGACCCGCTCGCCCACCGTCATCGCCAGCTCGTCGTCCTG
It contains:
- a CDS encoding glycosyltransferase family 2 protein; the encoded protein is MTKILAVIPAYNEAPRIAPVIEGILAHLPEVLVVDDASTDDTAEEAADAGALVLNLPPPNHGKGHALRQGFRYALAEGYDVVVTLDADGQHQPELIPAFLQKLAAGADLAYGDRLTDLGKMPAARIFSNRVTTRLVGFLAGARIEDSQCGMRAIRRWVLEAAVTSADRFAAESEQLVRAARAGAKLAPVTIPTLYLKDSDSKMRVVADTLRFVGVWFRLLGELW
- a CDS encoding tyrosine-type recombinase/integrase — its product is MAPMDDRPLSDFMEEYLAELAVLRGFSPHTLRAYRGELEAFLKNLSAFGAPVTLGRFVALELRIYMSQRRQVGDSDATLARRRSALGSFGSWLVKRGFLGGNPAKSLPRGKGLLRPLPGVLTVEEATRLVEAPRGPLPLEERDRVLGLMREKLELTPAVLAKLKVEEVDAGYGVIDSEICRELRLPEPVRLALAGYVKLRETLDPQSARLFLNGNGGPLYERDIGPALAGYEKGCALRARDVALLELLYGAGLRVSEAAGVMAGDFDFGRGLVTVRGKGKKERIVPCGETAAAAISDYIKLREALAPKSEQLFLNRRGGPLTDRSVDRLVKRYAVRADIGRAVSPHVLRHSFATHLLEAGVDLRLIQEMLGHASLDTTAVYARVAVERWRDVYDRAHPRARLQQRLL